Sequence from the Dehalococcoidia bacterium genome:
AGCGTTCACCACCGCCGCGATCGTCCGCGAGGTTGCCGAGGAGGAGATCGAGTTCACGGACGACGACCTGGAACCCGAGCAGGTCGACGACCTTGACCACGAGTTCGACCAGTCTGATCTTCGGCCGGCCCTGGCACGCCCCGAGAACGCCGACCTGGCCGCTTCGGCAAGGGCTGCAACTCATCTGGCCGAGAATGCGGTCCGGGCGCTCATGTGCAGGCCGCGCCTGACTCGCCAGGCTTTCGCCACCCTGTACCTACCCTTTGCCGCGTTCATCCCGGTGGAGAGCCTGGAGCCAGGGCTGGCCTGACCGCGCCCAGAGCGATACATACCCGAGCCCCGGAGCGTTGTAGATATAGGGCCATGCTTCGAAGTCTCCTGGTCCTCGCGCTCCTGCTCTTGCCGGCGTCCGGCTGCGCCGGCCAGGACCGCGGCGTCCTCCTCGAGTGGGACGCGGACGGCACCTCGGTCCAGATCTCGGACGAGAGCGCCGGCGCGCCGCCGCTGAGGACCGTCGTTTACGTCACCAACAACACCGACGTCGTCATCCGCAACGCCACCATCAAGCTCAGGGATGAGGGCGCAGAGCTTGCGGCCGGTCTCAACGTCGGCACCGTCACCAGCGTCTCGACGCAGTTCGAAGGCAAGAGCCGCGTCTGGCGTCTGGGGGACCTCGAGGCCGGCAAGCGTTACGGGCTCCCCATCGGCCTCTGGCTCTCCAGTGCCTACCTCAGCGCCGCGCCCGACCGCCTCGTCCTCTCCGTCGAGCTGATAAGCCCGGACCTGGCCCAGCCCCTGCGCAGCGAGCTCGCCCTCAGCGTCCGGAAGTGAGATGGACGCCGGCGCGCCGCGTTCGCGCAGCTTCGTCGATAGCGCCTTCCGTCGTATCGCCGGGCACCGTCCTGGCGCCAGGGATTCTGCCTGCGGTGGCCCATACCGCTCACGCGCTTGAACCAAGTACGCCGTTTCAGTAGATTCCCCCTAGTCCCTCGCCGGGAGGGCACGCCCGCGTCCGCGGGCTCCTGACGTTAGTTCGCACTGCTTCTTGTAGCGCAGGGAGGTCGGTAATGGATCTTGTGTGGCTCATCCCCGTCGCGGGGGCGGCCGCGGTGCTTTACGCCTTGTGGCTTGCCCAGGACGTGCTGCGGCGCGACGCGGGTACGCCAGCGATGCAGGAGATCGGCGGCATGATTTTCGAGGGGGCAATGGCCTTCCTCAACCGCCAGTACCGCACCATCGCCATCTTCGCCGTGCTCACCGCTGTCGCCATCGGCCTGATCGTCGGCGCCATCTCCGAAGGGGTGAAGGACATCATCCTCGAGGGCGGTGAGGTCAACTACGGCGAGGTCGAGGTCGGCCAGTGGACCGAGGGCCTGCTTACGAGCATCTCCTTCCTCGTTGGCGCTTTCTGTTCGGGTCTCGCCGGTTACATCGGCATGTTCATCGCTGTACGCTCGAACGTCCGCACGGCCGCGGCCGCCCAGCGCAGCCTCAAGGACGCCGTCACGGTCTCGCTTCGTGGCGGCGCCGTTTCGGGCTTCCTGGTCGTCGCGCTCAGCCTGATCGGCGTTTCCACCCTGTTCGCCGTATTCACCGAAGTCCTCGGCTATCCCGAGGCGATCACGCCGTTCCTGATGGTCGGGTTCGGTTTTGGCGCTAGTTTTGTCGCCCTTTTCGCGCAGCTGGGCGGCGGTATCTACACGAAGGCGGCCGACGTCGGCGCTGACCTCGTCGGCAAGGTCGAGGCCGGCATCCCCGAAGACGACCCGCGCAACGCCGCCGTCGTCGCTGACCTCGTGGGCGACAACGTCGGTGACTGCGCCGGCCGTGGCGCCGACCTCTTCGAGTCCATGTCGGCCGAGAACATCGGCGCAATGATCCTCGGAGTCGCCATCTACACGGTGACCCGTGACCTGGAGTGGATACTCTTCCCGCTGGTGCTGCGCTCCTTCGGCGTTTTCGCGACCATCATCGGCCTCAGTGCGGTGCCCCTCTTCACGAAGAGTGACGGCAACCAGGACCCGATGACGCCACTGAACTTCGGCTACTACGTGGTCTCCGTCCTCTCGGTCATCGGGTTGGCGATTACCACCAATGTCCTGCTCGGTGACGCCTGGTACTGGTTCTTCTTCTGCGGCCTCATCGGGATCGCGACTGGCATTGGCTTCGTTTACATAACGCAGTACTACACGGCAGGCACCTGGCGGCCGGTGAAGGAGATCGCGGAGGCTTCCCGAACGGGCCCTGCGACGAACATCATCATCGGCACCGCCGTCGGCTTCGAGACCACGGCGGCCACCGCCATCGTCATCGGCGGCGCCCTGGTGGCGTCGTTCCTGCTCGGCTCGAACGCCGACATTGCCGGCGTAGAGCCCTTCACGACCGGGATCTTCGGCACCGCCGTGGCCACGATGGGCATGCTGATGTCGGCGGCCTATATCCTGGCGATGGACACCTTCGGCCCGATCACCGACAACGCCGGCGGCATCACCGAGTTCTCAGGCGCTCCCGAGAGCGCGCGCCACATCACTGACGCGCTGGACGCCGTCGGCAACACGACCAAGGCCCTCACCAAGGGCTACGCCGTCGCGTCTGCCGGCCTGGCCGCCTTCCTGCTCTTCAGCGCTTACCTGGACAAGGTGAAGGAGCGCCTGGAGATCCCGCTTACGGCAGAGCTGCCCATCGACCTTTCGAACGTCGACGTGTTCGTGGGGGCGCTCCTGGGCGTGATGCTGGTGTTCCTGTTCAGTTCGCTCGCCATCCGCTCGGTCGGTAAGGTCGGCGGCGCGATCATCGAAGAGGTGCGGCGGCAGTTCCGCGAAGACCCCGGTATCATGGCCGGCACGTCCCGCCCGGACTACGCCCGCGCCGTCGACATCACGGCGAAGGCTGCCCTCCGGGCGATGGTCGCCCCCGGCCTCCTGGCCGTGGGCATGCCGGTAGCCGTCGGACTGGTGTTCCGCTTCGTGGTCGCTGACCTGCACGTCGGCGAGGCCGAGAACTCGGGCTGGCTCGCCGTTGCCGGCCTCCTGATCGTGGGCACCATCGGCGGGATCATCCTCGCCACGTTCCTGAACAACGGCGGCGGCGCCTGGGACAACGCCAAGAAGTACATCGAAGCCGGGGAGCTCAGGGACGCCTCCGGGGCCGTCATCGGCAAGGGCACCCCGACACACGCGGCCGCGGTCGTCGGCGACACGGTCGGCGACCCCTTCAAGGACACCGCCGGGCCGTCCCTGCACGTGCTCGTCAAGCTCCTGAGCACTATTACGCTGGTGCTGGCGCCGCTGTTCATCGCGACGTAGGCCGGAGGCGCTTTCGGGGACCAGCGACCTGGGGGCCAGGCTGGTCCCTGCTCTTTCACCCGTGCCCCGCGGACGGGAGCACCTTCGCTGCCGGTAGCCAGCCGGAGTAGCTCCCTGGCCACACGCCGTGGGGCGCGAGGCGCATGGTTGCGCCCGCCCCGAAGGACGGGGGCAGCGGACTACAATCGCTGCATGAAGACCGCAGCCGACGCCCTGCGCGAGATCGATGCGGCTGTTTCTGCCGGCCTGCCTCTGGAGGACGCGACTTTCTCCGGGGAGGAGCCCGTCCTGCCCTCGAGGTTCGCCCTGGCGACCGCGGGCGCTGCGGCCATTGCTGCAAGCGGCCTGGCCGCGGCAGCCCTGTGGCGCGAGCGCACCGGCCAGGGCCAGCAGGTATCGGTCGACCTCCGTCACGCCGCCGCCGCCCTGCGCAGCTCTTCCTACCTGCGCATCGACGGACGGCCTCCCGGAAGCCCCTGGGCGCCGATCTCCGGCTTCTACAGGACACGCGACGAGCGCTGGGTCCAGTTCCACTGCAACTACCCGCATCACCGCGACGGCGTGCTCGAGCTCCTGCGCTGCGAGAACGACCCGGAAGCGGTCCAGGCTGCCGCCCGGCGTTGGGACGCTCAACCTCTCGAAGACGCGCTTGCCGCCAACGGGATGTGCGCCGGCATCGTCCGCGCCCGCGCCGAGTGGGAGGCGCATCCTCAGGGCATCGCCGTGTCCCGCCTGCCGCTGATGGAAGTGCTGCGCATCGGCGACAGCCCGCCGGAACCCCTCCCGGAGGCGGCGAGGCCGCTGTCCGGCGTGCGCGTCCTGGACCTCACTCGAGTCCTCGCCGGCCCCACCGGCGCCCGGACCCTCGCCGAGCACGGCGCCGACGTGCTCCGCATCACCGCCGCGCACCTGCCCGCCCAGCCAGAGGTGGATGCTGACACCGGGCACGGCAAGCTGAGCGCGCGCCTGGACCTGCGCCAGCCGGGCGACCACGAGCGCCTGCTCTCGCTCGTGCGCGAGGGCGACGTGTTTGTCCAGTCCTATCGGCCTGGCGCTCTCGCCGGGCGCGGCCTGTCGCCGGATGCCCTGGCCGCCCTTCGCCCCGGGATCGTCTACGTGACGCTGGCTGCCTACGGCCATGAGGGGCCCTGGCGAGACCGCCGCGGCTTCGACAGCCTCGTGCAGTCTGTGAGCGGCTTCGTCAGCGAGCACAGTCTCGGTGGCCGCGTCTCCGGCGCCGCTGCTCCGCGGCAC
This genomic interval carries:
- a CDS encoding sodium-translocating pyrophosphatase, whose translation is MDLVWLIPVAGAAAVLYALWLAQDVLRRDAGTPAMQEIGGMIFEGAMAFLNRQYRTIAIFAVLTAVAIGLIVGAISEGVKDIILEGGEVNYGEVEVGQWTEGLLTSISFLVGAFCSGLAGYIGMFIAVRSNVRTAAAAQRSLKDAVTVSLRGGAVSGFLVVALSLIGVSTLFAVFTEVLGYPEAITPFLMVGFGFGASFVALFAQLGGGIYTKAADVGADLVGKVEAGIPEDDPRNAAVVADLVGDNVGDCAGRGADLFESMSAENIGAMILGVAIYTVTRDLEWILFPLVLRSFGVFATIIGLSAVPLFTKSDGNQDPMTPLNFGYYVVSVLSVIGLAITTNVLLGDAWYWFFFCGLIGIATGIGFVYITQYYTAGTWRPVKEIAEASRTGPATNIIIGTAVGFETTAATAIVIGGALVASFLLGSNADIAGVEPFTTGIFGTAVATMGMLMSAAYILAMDTFGPITDNAGGITEFSGAPESARHITDALDAVGNTTKALTKGYAVASAGLAAFLLFSAYLDKVKERLEIPLTAELPIDLSNVDVFVGALLGVMLVFLFSSLAIRSVGKVGGAIIEEVRRQFREDPGIMAGTSRPDYARAVDITAKAALRAMVAPGLLAVGMPVAVGLVFRFVVADLHVGEAENSGWLAVAGLLIVGTIGGIILATFLNNGGGAWDNAKKYIEAGELRDASGAVIGKGTPTHAAAVVGDTVGDPFKDTAGPSLHVLVKLLSTITLVLAPLFIAT
- a CDS encoding CoA transferase, with the translated sequence MKTAADALREIDAAVSAGLPLEDATFSGEEPVLPSRFALATAGAAAIAASGLAAAALWRERTGQGQQVSVDLRHAAAALRSSSYLRIDGRPPGSPWAPISGFYRTRDERWVQFHCNYPHHRDGVLELLRCENDPEAVQAAARRWDAQPLEDALAANGMCAGIVRARAEWEAHPQGIAVSRLPLMEVLRIGDSPPEPLPEAARPLSGVRVLDLTRVLAGPTGARTLAEHGADVLRITAAHLPAQPEVDADTGHGKLSARLDLRQPGDHERLLSLVREGDVFVQSYRPGALAGRGLSPDALAALRPGIVYVTLAAYGHEGPWRDRRGFDSLVQSVSGFVSEHSLGGRVSGAAAPRHLPAQAIDYVSGYLMAFGAMVGLLQRAREGGSYLVRVSLAQTGHWIWGLGSAEDEPAAASGLSEADVGALLGESLSPLGRLTFIRPVVGMSVTEPRWDRPSVPLDYHPPQWPPR